The following proteins are co-located in the Nitrospirota bacterium genome:
- a CDS encoding FAD/NAD(P)-binding protein, translating to MPTENIYLPKTAVLDRVKDEIAEVKTFYWHFEDETAQKAFKKFRPGQFAQVSLFGVGEFPTSLPPSPTEDQTFFTVRSVGSCTSALHRLKPGDKFGVRGPYGNGFPMEAYYGKNLVFVAGGIGLIPLRSCIVYALNNRDKYGRIQIYCGSKTPNELMYVANLREWEQAAGIECLLTVDRTCPTDVWTGNIGVVGSLFKKPGVQVPVDNTIAFVCGPPVMFRFVIKDLLDLGFEEKNIVSTLERYMKCGVGKCGHCCIGVAYVCTDGPVFTYEQIKKLGEDI from the coding sequence ATGCCGACTGAGAACATCTATCTGCCGAAGACCGCGGTCCTGGACCGGGTGAAGGACGAGATCGCCGAGGTCAAGACGTTTTACTGGCACTTCGAGGACGAGACGGCGCAGAAGGCCTTTAAAAAATTCCGTCCCGGCCAGTTCGCCCAGGTCTCCCTCTTTGGTGTGGGCGAATTTCCAACGTCGTTGCCGCCGAGTCCCACGGAGGACCAGACCTTCTTCACGGTCCGTTCCGTGGGCAGTTGCACTTCGGCGCTCCACCGGTTGAAACCTGGCGACAAGTTCGGCGTGCGCGGCCCCTACGGCAACGGGTTCCCGATGGAAGCTTATTATGGTAAGAACCTTGTGTTTGTTGCCGGCGGCATCGGGTTGATCCCGCTTCGCTCCTGTATCGTGTACGCGCTCAATAACCGCGATAAATACGGACGCATCCAGATCTATTGCGGCTCGAAAACACCGAACGAGCTGATGTATGTGGCCAACCTTCGCGAATGGGAACAGGCAGCGGGCATCGAATGCCTGCTCACGGTGGACAGGACATGCCCCACCGATGTCTGGACCGGGAACATAGGCGTCGTGGGAAGCCTCTTCAAAAAACCGGGAGTGCAGGTCCCGGTGGACAATACGATCGCCTTTGTGTGCGGTCCGCCGGTCATGTTCCGGTTTGTGATCAAGGATTTGCTCGATCTGGGTTTCGAGGAGAAGAACATCGTATCGACGCTGGAACGGTACATGAAATGCGGCGTCGGCAAATGCGGCCATTGCTGCATCGGCGTGGCGTACGTGTGTACGGACGGCCCGGTCTTCACCTATGAACAGATCAAGAAACTGGGAGAGGATATCTGA
- a CDS encoding hydrogenase maturation protease, with protein sequence MTDLREQLQHCLRGRVCLMGLGNVDYGDDGFGVYLAESIAARLTRGGQVSLARQVISAGMMPERYIGYVTAKDFDQLVFLDAVEWSGAPGSVLLLNVEELTARFPQISTHKMSLGLLAKLINGGKRTKVWLLGVQPDSLNSERGLTTTMQTTVELLSELVCEILISMKETGDQVPYSSPDMIEPTALNGQDA encoded by the coding sequence ATGACTGACCTTCGTGAACAGCTCCAGCACTGCCTCCGGGGCCGCGTCTGTTTGATGGGTCTCGGCAACGTCGACTACGGCGATGACGGATTCGGCGTGTACCTGGCGGAATCGATAGCGGCGCGTTTGACCAGGGGCGGCCAGGTTTCTCTCGCCCGCCAGGTGATCAGTGCGGGCATGATGCCTGAACGTTACATCGGCTACGTAACCGCGAAAGACTTTGATCAGCTGGTGTTTCTTGACGCGGTCGAATGGAGCGGAGCGCCCGGCTCGGTTCTCTTGCTGAATGTGGAGGAATTGACGGCTCGGTTCCCGCAGATCTCGACGCACAAGATGTCGCTCGGTTTGCTCGCAAAATTGATCAATGGGGGCAAGAGAACGAAGGTATGGTTGCTCGGCGTGCAGCCGGATTCGCTCAACTCAGAGCGAGGACTCACGACAACGATGCAGACAACGGTTGAACTGCTCAGTGAGTTGGTATGCGAAATATTGATCTCGATGAAAGAGACAGGGGACCAGGTACCGTATTCAAGCCCTGACATGATTGAACCAACCGCTTTGAATGGCCAGGACGCTTGA
- a CDS encoding molybdopterin-dependent oxidoreductase, with protein MAHKLTTCTFCGVGCGLYLETSGNRVVGVSPSMSHPANEGRICVRGWHVHEVIDAPDRLKKPLLRKNGALQEVSWDEAFGFIVTRLKEIRDAHGPDSIAFLNSPRCSNEESYLLQKFARAVIKTNNVDHGAGVYSNYSLNVLLKMIGVPATTNSIQELGHSDVIIVNGVDLGRQLPTIGGAVIRAKLKGAMLIVIDTRRHRVAENADLFLQHKPGTETLLYGAMAKVIVDHGLMDLPFIKAHCRGYDAFLATANNCDLLATAEICGVPAEQIEAAALAYGRAGAAAILYSTGIEAGDADSIEAMVNLCLLCGQLGREGAGIFSLTEHNNLQGVCDMGMLPDRLPGYVSISNDAARGKIESLWNTVLPAKRGMTANWTLSHRGNGAVRAVWLCRYDPVSTAFISGAARSLQQCELVVMQHLFLTPTADYAHVVLPTTIFGEERVTFTNTERRIQIADQVIVPPPGIDPAWHQLTMVARAMGADWQYDSAADVMDEIGTVVPFYSGANYDNLSHDYGRQWPCTREHPMGTQFLFAPGHPPQTFTFVPIEKDPQPVTTTEEFPLTLVFGHSLYYWHQNVLIRHSETLKREYRMLLLDYPDGFVEINTDDAKRFNIRDGEKIRLRTTRGTSTTAARVTREVLSGTVYVPYFVSQVMQQLQGVPEQSIQLLPVRVERETA; from the coding sequence ATGGCGCATAAGCTTACAACCTGCACCTTCTGCGGAGTCGGTTGCGGTCTCTACCTTGAGACTTCGGGCAACCGTGTGGTGGGAGTCTCTCCCAGCATGTCGCACCCGGCGAATGAAGGAAGGATCTGCGTGCGCGGCTGGCACGTCCACGAGGTCATTGACGCGCCGGACCGTTTGAAGAAGCCGTTGCTCAGAAAAAATGGCGCGCTCCAGGAAGTGAGCTGGGATGAAGCGTTCGGTTTCATTGTTACACGCCTGAAGGAGATCCGCGATGCACACGGCCCCGATTCGATCGCGTTCCTGAATTCCCCCCGCTGTTCGAACGAGGAGTCCTATTTGCTCCAGAAATTCGCCCGCGCCGTCATCAAGACCAATAATGTGGACCACGGCGCAGGCGTCTACAGCAATTACTCGCTCAATGTACTGCTCAAGATGATCGGCGTACCGGCCACCACCAACTCCATCCAGGAGCTGGGCCATAGCGACGTTATCATCGTGAACGGCGTTGACCTGGGCCGGCAGTTGCCGACGATCGGGGGGGCGGTCATCCGGGCCAAGCTGAAGGGCGCCATGCTCATCGTCATCGATACGCGCCGTCACCGCGTGGCCGAAAACGCCGACCTGTTCCTGCAGCACAAGCCCGGCACCGAGACGCTGCTCTACGGCGCCATGGCGAAAGTGATCGTCGATCATGGCCTGATGGACCTGCCGTTCATCAAGGCGCACTGCCGGGGCTACGACGCGTTTCTCGCAACCGCGAACAACTGCGATTTGCTGGCGACCGCGGAGATCTGTGGTGTGCCTGCAGAACAGATAGAAGCCGCCGCCCTCGCCTATGGGCGGGCCGGGGCCGCGGCGATCCTCTATTCCACGGGTATCGAGGCGGGCGATGCGGACTCCATCGAGGCCATGGTGAATCTGTGTTTGCTGTGCGGTCAGCTCGGCAGGGAAGGCGCCGGCATCTTCAGTCTGACCGAACATAACAACCTCCAGGGCGTGTGCGACATGGGAATGCTGCCGGACCGCTTGCCGGGGTACGTTTCGATATCAAACGATGCAGCACGCGGGAAAATCGAATCGCTTTGGAATACCGTTCTCCCTGCCAAACGCGGGATGACGGCGAATTGGACGCTCTCTCACCGCGGCAACGGCGCCGTGCGGGCCGTCTGGCTCTGCCGGTATGACCCCGTGAGCACCGCTTTTATCAGCGGGGCGGCGCGGTCGCTTCAGCAGTGCGAACTGGTCGTCATGCAGCACCTGTTCCTGACACCGACGGCCGACTATGCCCATGTGGTGCTGCCGACGACCATCTTCGGCGAGGAGCGCGTCACGTTCACCAATACGGAACGGCGCATCCAAATTGCCGATCAGGTCATTGTCCCGCCGCCCGGGATCGATCCCGCCTGGCATCAGCTTACGATGGTGGCCCGGGCCATGGGTGCGGACTGGCAGTACGATTCGGCCGCCGATGTAATGGATGAGATCGGCACGGTGGTTCCGTTCTACAGCGGGGCGAACTACGATAATCTCTCCCATGACTACGGCCGTCAGTGGCCCTGTACCCGGGAGCATCCCATGGGAACGCAGTTCCTGTTCGCGCCGGGCCATCCCCCCCAGACCTTCACGTTTGTTCCCATCGAGAAAGACCCCCAGCCCGTGACAACGACCGAGGAGTTTCCGCTCACGCTGGTCTTTGGCCATTCGCTCTATTACTGGCACCAGAACGTGCTGATCAGGCACAGTGAGACGCTCAAGCGCGAGTATCGCATGCTGCTGCTCGACTACCCGGACGGGTTCGTCGAGATCAACACGGACGACGCAAAGCGGTTCAACATCCGCGACGGCGAAAAGATCCGACTTCGCACAACCAGGGGCACTTCGACAACAGCGGCGCGGGTCACCCGGGAAGTGCTGAGCGGCACCGTGTATGTGCCGTACTTCGTGAGCCAGGTCATGCAGCAGCTTCAGGGCGTTCCAGAACAAAGCATCCAGTTGCTTCCGGTCCGCGTGGAAAGGGAGACCGCATGA
- a CDS encoding 4Fe-4S dicluster domain-containing protein, translating into MKARIIDRADVLKIADLLSGQGYDVIAPFRGRGRDTFFESITDENRERFEIHLPNPYYPPKRFVFPHMERLLTVRKSNGDLLIEPTYRESKRALFGIRSCDVAGIYHLDRFYLGRDYRDIYYEKRRQNLFLVNVVCTNPGEDINNECFCMCADTGPAARDHFDLQLMDLGDEFMVVAGTPAGEALFADSIFKRGAEAHREKRIAILNEVRRHFKNTTSWFSATVRYVSQGKILDKTWEEIGNRCLECGGCTYVCPACTCFTVSDHQTGPDEIERVRIWDSCALAGFTRMAGGHNPRRAIHDRRNRRFFRKLAHYFIQRELSMACVGCGRCAAVCHGDVGMPNVVEMIRRATTESDTHAD; encoded by the coding sequence ATGAAGGCCCGCATCATCGACCGGGCAGACGTGCTGAAGATCGCGGACCTGCTCAGCGGGCAGGGCTATGATGTCATTGCGCCGTTCCGGGGACGCGGTCGCGACACGTTCTTCGAGTCCATCACTGACGAGAACCGGGAGCGCTTCGAGATCCATCTGCCCAATCCGTACTATCCGCCGAAGCGCTTTGTGTTTCCACATATGGAGCGACTGCTCACGGTACGCAAAAGTAACGGCGACCTCCTGATAGAGCCGACGTACCGGGAATCGAAACGCGCCCTCTTCGGGATCCGTTCCTGCGACGTGGCCGGCATCTATCACCTCGACCGGTTCTATCTGGGCCGCGACTACCGCGATATCTATTACGAGAAACGCCGCCAGAACCTGTTCCTCGTGAACGTTGTCTGCACCAATCCCGGGGAGGACATTAATAACGAATGTTTCTGCATGTGCGCGGACACCGGCCCGGCCGCGCGGGACCATTTTGACCTGCAGCTCATGGATTTGGGAGACGAATTCATGGTTGTCGCGGGAACGCCGGCAGGCGAGGCGCTGTTCGCGGACAGCATCTTCAAACGAGGCGCTGAAGCCCACCGTGAGAAGCGCATCGCCATCCTGAACGAGGTGAGAAGACATTTCAAAAACACGACAAGCTGGTTCTCTGCGACCGTCCGGTACGTGTCCCAGGGCAAGATTCTCGATAAGACCTGGGAGGAGATCGGCAACCGGTGCCTTGAGTGCGGGGGCTGCACGTACGTGTGCCCCGCCTGCACCTGTTTCACGGTCTCCGATCACCAGACAGGGCCTGATGAGATCGAACGCGTTCGCATCTGGGACTCGTGCGCCCTTGCAGGGTTCACGCGCATGGCCGGCGGCCACAATCCGCGCCGCGCCATTCACGACCGCCGCAACCGACGGTTCTTCCGGAAGCTGGCGCACTATTTTATTCAGCGGGAGCTTTCAATGGCCTGCGTCGGATGCGGGCGGTGCGCCGCCGTGTGCCACGGGGACGTGGGGATGCCGAACGTGGTCGAGATGATACGCCGGGCAACAACGGAGTCTGATACCCATGCCGACTGA